The following proteins are encoded in a genomic region of Periophthalmus magnuspinnatus isolate fPerMag1 chromosome 23, fPerMag1.2.pri, whole genome shotgun sequence:
- the LOC117392334 gene encoding transmembrane protein 60-like — MSLAQRVLLTWVFTLIFLIMLVLKLDGKVQWNWFLIFLPVWVFDGILILMLAIKMAGRCKPGYDGRNGSPDLRLRAWYLSAMLLKLGFCLTLCAKLERLADVKLTFVCIPLWMMLVGALVELGLNIFPERREA; from the exons ATGTCTCTAGCTCAGAGGGTCCTGTTGACTTGGGTCTTCACCCTGATTTTCCTCATAATGCTGGTCCTCAAACTGGATGGGAAG GTGCAGTGGAATTGGttcctcatcttcctccctGTGTGGGTTTTTGATGGCATCCTCATCCTCATGTTGGCGATAAAGATGGCGGGTCGCTGCAAACCCGGGTATGACGGTCGAAACGGCTCTCCAGATTTGCGTCTGCGTGCCTGGTACCTTAGTGCCATGCTGCTCAAACTGGGCTTCTGCCTCACCCTCTGTGCCAAACTGGAGAGACTGGCTGATGTGAAGTTAACATTCGTGTGTATCCCTCTGTGGATGATGTTAGTGGGAGCACTGGTCGAACTTGGGCTCAACATATTTCCTGAGAGAAGAGAGGCGTAG